A part of Nitrospira sp. genomic DNA contains:
- a CDS encoding response regulator, whose amino-acid sequence MITASRQSGTQPTVLVVDDEAGPRDALKIILRTFCNVRSAENAKMALEVLSQGPIDLITLDQKLPDRHGLELLRDIKHHHPDVEVIIVTGYGSLTSAMEGIRQGAAGYLLKPFNVNELTTLIQQTMDKKRRLDFLRYCLRTLPDLWGSEEESGRAWDTVKTEYALLSIHPQNHDVLQQDEMTLLPLLSDFLEATDRQLLNHSSRVSFYVTLMASQLNLTVSEQKALALGAFLHDVGKTSLPSYKFSEDQILPSGEASLCREHIDRGARMIAPLGFSIETREIITSHHERWDGQGYPHGLQGTDIPLLARIVGIAQTFDHLTADAPGRVTLPLEAAIRQISLQSDTHFDPQLLELFVQVVKDSPVSPRAMEIAPAA is encoded by the coding sequence ATGATCACGGCCTCTCGTCAGTCAGGAACACAACCGACAGTCCTCGTAGTTGATGATGAAGCGGGGCCCCGCGATGCTCTTAAAATCATACTTCGTACTTTCTGCAACGTTCGTTCTGCAGAGAACGCCAAGATGGCCCTCGAGGTCCTCAGCCAGGGACCCATTGACCTGATCACACTCGATCAAAAGCTTCCGGATCGTCATGGACTCGAGCTTCTCAGAGACATCAAGCACCATCACCCCGACGTGGAAGTCATTATCGTCACGGGATACGGGAGCCTGACGTCTGCCATGGAGGGTATCCGTCAGGGCGCTGCGGGTTACTTACTGAAGCCTTTCAACGTGAACGAACTGACCACCCTCATTCAACAGACGATGGACAAGAAGCGCCGACTCGACTTTCTTCGCTACTGCCTTCGGACGCTACCAGACCTGTGGGGATCGGAGGAAGAGAGTGGACGTGCATGGGACACAGTTAAGACGGAATATGCGTTGCTTTCCATTCACCCGCAGAACCATGATGTTTTGCAGCAAGACGAGATGACCTTACTTCCCCTCCTATCCGATTTTTTGGAAGCCACAGACCGCCAATTACTCAATCATTCGAGCCGAGTCAGTTTCTATGTTACGCTGATGGCTAGCCAACTCAACCTTACCGTATCGGAACAAAAAGCGTTGGCCTTGGGAGCCTTTCTGCATGATGTAGGAAAAACAAGTCTGCCATCATATAAGTTTTCAGAGGACCAGATCCTCCCGTCGGGTGAAGCATCCCTCTGTAGGGAACACATCGACAGAGGTGCACGAATGATTGCCCCGTTGGGTTTCTCGATTGAGACGAGAGAAATCATCACATCCCACCACGAACGATGGGATGGACAGGGCTACCCTCATGGACTCCAAGGCACGGATATTCCCTTACTAGCCCGCATTGTCGGTATTGCCCAAACATTTGATCATCTAACCGCCGACGCACCTGGACGCGTCACCCTTCCTCTGGAGGCCGCAATCCGTCAGATCTCGCTTCAATCTGATACGCATTTTGACCCGCAGTTACTTGAACTCTTCGTTCAGGTCGTAAAGGACTCCCCCGTCTCTCCTCGTGCCATGGAGATCGCTCCCGCCGCTTGA
- the recN gene encoding DNA repair protein RecN — MLTELRITNFAVIERLSLNMDSGFAVLTGETGTGKSLLIDAVALLVGGRASSEQIRFGEDEAQLEASFEIPLAHPLLQRLRAKEVLGPHDSQLIIRRIIARSGRNRVYLNGILSPVHVLEEFAGTLVDIHGQHDQQSLLSSSAQLEVLDAFGRLLELRSQYQSLHRELVSFREQRTALAISLQQRAQQEDLLSFQQEELDEAACRLGEEELLQAERHRLGASRRLTELASEAQEQIQGDAAGILTNLVSMERVLGELTQIDPAMGGTGRLASEAKVLLKEVADSLRGYAEGLDADPQRLSTIEDRLAVIQKMKKKYGGTIEAVLETQRRVKEELGQLRGVDSEINRYDRLIAEQQQNVSVLARSLSGKRTEAAKRLTKLVDKELSALKMGSVRFLVQVMPSWPDEMYGSDGADRVEFHLSTNAGEPLKPISRVASGGELSRVMLALKSVLAEVDHVPVLIFDEIDTGVGGAVAATIGKRLRELGRYHQVLCITHLPQVASQAQHHFSVEKLEVKGRTVATVRLLTGISREGEIARMLGGERITAKTRSAAAELIDGTQ, encoded by the coding sequence GTTGACTGGAGAGACAGGGACCGGTAAGTCGTTATTAATCGATGCAGTGGCGCTTCTTGTCGGTGGGCGAGCCTCAAGCGAGCAAATTCGTTTTGGTGAAGACGAAGCCCAACTTGAAGCGTCGTTTGAGATTCCGCTCGCGCATCCTCTTCTTCAACGGCTGCGGGCCAAAGAAGTCCTTGGCCCACACGATTCTCAACTCATCATTCGACGCATCATTGCACGCTCAGGAAGAAACCGGGTGTATCTGAACGGAATCCTCAGCCCTGTCCATGTGCTGGAGGAGTTCGCCGGTACGCTTGTCGATATCCATGGCCAGCATGACCAGCAATCGCTTCTATCCAGCTCCGCTCAGCTTGAGGTTCTGGATGCCTTTGGTCGTCTGCTGGAACTGCGGTCCCAATATCAATCACTCCATCGTGAGTTAGTGAGTTTCCGTGAGCAACGTACTGCGCTTGCCATCTCGCTCCAACAGCGAGCCCAGCAAGAAGACCTGTTGAGTTTTCAGCAGGAGGAATTGGATGAGGCTGCCTGCCGTCTGGGGGAGGAAGAGCTGCTACAGGCTGAACGTCATCGGTTGGGGGCGTCTCGGCGTCTGACTGAATTGGCATCGGAAGCTCAGGAACAAATTCAGGGCGATGCGGCTGGTATCTTGACGAATCTGGTGTCGATGGAGCGTGTGTTAGGAGAACTCACTCAGATCGACCCTGCGATGGGGGGGACGGGTCGGCTCGCGTCCGAGGCCAAAGTGCTTCTAAAAGAGGTCGCCGATTCCCTTCGCGGCTATGCCGAGGGGCTAGACGCAGATCCTCAGCGACTCAGTACGATCGAAGATCGTTTGGCTGTCATCCAGAAGATGAAAAAGAAATACGGGGGGACGATTGAAGCCGTTCTCGAGACTCAGAGGCGAGTGAAAGAAGAACTAGGCCAACTTCGCGGGGTGGACAGCGAGATCAATCGATATGATCGTCTTATTGCGGAGCAACAACAGAACGTCTCGGTACTGGCCAGATCGCTCTCAGGGAAGCGAACGGAAGCAGCCAAGCGGTTGACGAAATTGGTGGACAAAGAACTTAGTGCGTTGAAAATGGGATCGGTACGGTTTCTGGTCCAAGTTATGCCTTCGTGGCCTGACGAAATGTACGGTTCTGATGGTGCCGATCGTGTCGAATTTCACCTGTCGACCAATGCAGGCGAGCCGTTGAAACCGATATCTCGTGTGGCATCGGGAGGTGAACTCTCGCGGGTGATGCTGGCGTTGAAATCCGTCCTTGCTGAGGTCGATCATGTGCCGGTCTTGATCTTCGATGAGATCGATACAGGGGTGGGAGGAGCGGTCGCAGCCACGATTGGGAAACGGCTACGGGAGTTGGGCCGCTACCATCAAGTGCTGTGCATCACGCATCTTCCGCAGGTCGCCTCTCAAGCCCAGCATCATTTCTCTGTCGAAAAATTGGAGGTCAAGGGGCGAACGGTAGCGACGGTGCGTTTGTTGACTGGCATAAGTCGCGAGGGTGAAATTGCGCGCATGCTTGGTGGAGAGCGAATCACTGCCAAGACTCGATCTGCAGCGGCAGAGTTGATTGATGGAACGCAATGA